A genome region from Maridesulfovibrio salexigens DSM 2638 includes the following:
- the qmoC gene encoding quinone-interacting membrane-bound oxidoreductase complex subunit QmoC, producing the protein MEKDIRIKPDLQFIKELQEVGGESLKKCYQCATCSVACPLSPADNPYPRKEMVWAQWGLKDKLVNDIDIWLCHNCGTCSDLCPRGARPADLLAGLRNMAYQKMVTPSIIGKWMASPKHLPKLIAIPAAIYLVIWFIMAGVRGSFFPLKDGEIVYGHLFPGDFTIDPIFMIAFGFMVWTFYKGVKNLIESFKDQPKVFAVGDKSEKPSMLECFIDVCKNELLTHSKWKECGETDEADEQKFNGHRFIMVAFICLMVVTGVVAVTHWGGKIIPFLGPIGHTPMPLWHPIKILANVGAVLLVYSLVLLTKRRLNQDQGVHGSSYYDWYLLGLIWTIAVTGIMCEILRLLGVAILAYPMYYVHLIAVFMMFVYLPWSKLGHLVYRTAALTYARYIGRLPMPVREEKTFTL; encoded by the coding sequence ATGGAAAAAGATATTCGCATTAAACCGGATCTGCAGTTCATCAAAGAACTGCAGGAAGTCGGTGGCGAAAGCCTCAAGAAGTGCTATCAGTGCGCAACTTGCTCTGTAGCCTGTCCCCTCTCGCCTGCCGACAACCCTTACCCGCGTAAGGAAATGGTCTGGGCTCAGTGGGGCCTTAAAGATAAACTCGTAAATGACATTGATATATGGCTGTGCCACAACTGCGGTACCTGTTCCGACCTGTGCCCCCGCGGTGCTCGTCCGGCAGACCTTCTCGCAGGACTTCGTAACATGGCCTATCAGAAGATGGTAACCCCTTCCATTATCGGTAAATGGATGGCTTCCCCCAAGCATCTGCCCAAGCTTATTGCTATTCCGGCAGCTATCTACCTGGTGATTTGGTTCATCATGGCGGGAGTTCGCGGTTCCTTCTTCCCTCTTAAAGATGGTGAAATCGTCTACGGACACCTGTTCCCCGGCGACTTTACTATTGACCCGATCTTCATGATTGCCTTCGGTTTCATGGTTTGGACTTTCTACAAGGGAGTTAAGAACCTGATCGAATCATTCAAAGATCAACCTAAGGTCTTTGCTGTAGGTGACAAATCTGAAAAGCCCAGCATGCTGGAGTGCTTCATCGACGTTTGCAAGAACGAACTGCTGACTCACTCCAAGTGGAAAGAATGCGGCGAAACCGACGAAGCTGACGAACAGAAGTTCAACGGCCACCGTTTCATCATGGTCGCATTTATCTGCCTGATGGTAGTAACCGGTGTGGTTGCAGTAACCCACTGGGGTGGAAAGATTATTCCTTTCCTCGGCCCTATCGGCCATACCCCCATGCCGCTGTGGCATCCGATCAAGATTCTGGCCAACGTCGGCGCAGTGCTGCTGGTTTACTCCCTCGTGCTGCTCACCAAGCGTCGCCTGAATCAGGACCAGGGCGTACACGGTTCCAGCTACTATGACTGGTACCTGCTCGGCCTGATCTGGACTATCGCCGTAACCGGTATCATGTGCGAAATCCTGCGTCTCCTCGGCGTCGCAATTCTCGCATACCCCATGTACTACGTGCACTTGATCGCCGTATTCATGATGTTTGTCTATCTGCCGTGGTCCAAGCTTGGACACCTCGTCTACAGGACTGCAGCTTTAACTTATGCAAGATACATTGGCCGTCTGCCCATGCCGGTCCGTGAAGAAAAGACTTTTACTCTGTAA
- a CDS encoding ABC transporter ATP-binding protein yields MAELHLHDVSVRFGGLQALAEVNFSLMPGEIVGLIGPNGAGKTTVFNVITGVYSASGGHVEYNGENLTGLKPYQVLHKGIARTFQNIRLFQNMTALENVMVAQHSRSSCGVFGAIFRTPAQKKEEACIKEKAMEELRFAELDEYADEVASSLPYGHQRRLEIARALASEPSSILLDEPAAGLNPAESAELMETIRKISERGINVLMVEHDMKVVMGICQRLVVLDHGVMIAKGNPEEIQKNPAVIEAYLGN; encoded by the coding sequence ATGGCAGAACTTCATTTACACGACGTGAGCGTCCGCTTCGGTGGGCTGCAGGCTTTGGCAGAGGTTAACTTCTCTCTCATGCCGGGGGAGATTGTGGGGCTGATCGGTCCCAACGGCGCTGGCAAAACCACAGTCTTTAACGTGATCACCGGAGTTTATTCAGCTTCCGGGGGGCACGTGGAGTACAATGGTGAAAACCTGACAGGGCTTAAGCCGTATCAGGTACTTCATAAAGGCATTGCCAGAACCTTCCAGAATATCCGTCTTTTCCAGAACATGACCGCCCTTGAGAACGTAATGGTTGCTCAGCACTCCCGCTCTTCGTGCGGAGTCTTTGGTGCCATTTTTCGCACTCCTGCCCAGAAAAAGGAGGAGGCGTGTATCAAGGAGAAGGCTATGGAGGAGCTTCGTTTTGCGGAGTTGGACGAATATGCTGACGAAGTAGCGTCCAGTCTTCCATACGGCCATCAGCGCAGGCTTGAGATTGCAAGGGCACTGGCTTCTGAGCCTAGTTCCATTTTGCTTGATGAACCTGCGGCAGGGCTGAACCCGGCGGAGAGTGCGGAGTTGATGGAAACAATCCGTAAAATCTCTGAAAGAGGTATCAATGTGCTGATGGTGGAACATGACATGAAAGTAGTCATGGGAATTTGTCAGCGTCTTGTAGTTCTTGATCACGGAGTAATGATTGCAAAGGGGAACCCTGAAGAAATTCAGAAGAATCCTGCTGTAATTGAGGCATATCTGGGTAACTAA
- a CDS encoding branched-chain amino acid ABC transporter substrate-binding protein: MKRSMMTALLVAAILMLSAGMVFAKTLKVGTMGPLTGPYAADGNDIKNGVLTAVEVVKANGGIPGFDEIVVLPQDTACEPRQAVATANKLINEEANGVVGAYCSSATLPASEVLDEESIVMITPASTNEKVTSRGLPYMFRMCGRDDDQGAIALKFMQEKLGAKSVYIVDDKTAYSQGLADGVEKMCNAAGIKVLGHEHVNQGDKDFSAILTKVKNTNPDVFYMSMQNSATGALMLIQAKRMGIKAARLAQDAVYHPQLIEIAKDAAEDVYLTFGYIDSEAPAYKEFYAKYQPKHGEPGAYSGYAYDSAMAYFKAVTAAGSTDPDKVKAELMKLDYDGATKHIKFKPNGDSGSNYIIRKVDGGKFINYWNPATGKLY, translated from the coding sequence ATGAAACGTTCTATGATGACAGCATTGCTCGTGGCAGCAATTCTGATGCTGAGCGCAGGTATGGTGTTCGCTAAGACACTTAAAGTCGGAACCATGGGACCGCTGACCGGACCATATGCTGCTGACGGTAATGACATTAAAAATGGTGTACTTACCGCGGTTGAAGTTGTGAAAGCAAATGGTGGTATTCCCGGTTTTGATGAAATCGTGGTCCTGCCGCAGGATACTGCATGCGAACCCCGTCAGGCTGTTGCAACTGCCAACAAGCTGATCAACGAAGAAGCAAACGGTGTTGTCGGTGCATACTGCTCAAGTGCAACTCTGCCTGCTTCTGAAGTTCTTGATGAAGAATCAATCGTTATGATCACCCCGGCCTCCACTAATGAAAAGGTTACCTCCCGCGGTCTGCCCTACATGTTCCGCATGTGCGGACGTGATGACGACCAGGGTGCTATTGCTCTCAAGTTCATGCAGGAAAAACTCGGTGCTAAGTCTGTTTACATCGTAGATGATAAGACTGCTTATTCTCAGGGTCTTGCTGACGGCGTAGAGAAGATGTGTAACGCCGCTGGAATTAAAGTTCTTGGTCACGAGCACGTTAACCAGGGCGATAAAGATTTCTCCGCTATTCTTACTAAAGTTAAGAATACCAATCCTGATGTGTTCTACATGTCCATGCAGAACTCAGCTACCGGTGCTCTGATGCTTATTCAGGCTAAGCGCATGGGTATCAAGGCTGCCCGCCTTGCTCAGGATGCTGTTTACCATCCGCAGCTTATTGAGATTGCAAAAGATGCAGCTGAAGATGTTTACCTGACTTTCGGTTACATCGATAGTGAAGCTCCTGCTTACAAAGAATTCTATGCTAAGTACCAGCCCAAGCACGGTGAGCCCGGTGCATACTCCGGTTATGCTTATGACTCCGCTATGGCTTACTTCAAGGCTGTCACTGCTGCAGGTTCTACCGATCCTGATAAAGTTAAAGCTGAGCTTATGAAGCTTGATTACGATGGCGCAACCAAGCACATCAAATTTAAGCCTAATGGAGACTCCGGCTCCAACTATATTATCCGTAAGGTTGATGGCGGCAAGTTCATTAACTACTGGAACCCCGCAACCGGCAAGCTCTACTAG
- a CDS encoding branched-chain amino acid ABC transporter permease: MEYFFQQLINGITLGSVYALIALGYTMVYGIIQLINFAHGEFFAAGGYVGVIFMSYLLAQGAPAWVCLSGSLILAMAYCAMLAMAVEKVAYKPLRSSSRLSVLLSALGMSIFLQNGLMLTQGVYDRPYPTELTQGGFEFGTVMLSYMQLFIVSLTAFLLVALNFLVFKTRIGKAMRSTAQDKIMSALVGINSNRIISLTFAIGAGLAAAAGIMVGLYYGSVRYDMGFVPGIKAFAAAVLGGIGNITGAMIGGFIIGMVEIFAAGYISGEYKDVFAFLILIGVLYFRPSGIMGENVDDTRV; the protein is encoded by the coding sequence ATGGAATATTTTTTTCAGCAACTCATCAACGGTATCACCCTCGGCAGTGTCTATGCACTGATCGCGCTGGGGTATACCATGGTGTACGGCATTATCCAGCTCATTAACTTCGCTCATGGTGAGTTCTTTGCAGCTGGCGGTTATGTCGGTGTTATCTTTATGAGCTACCTGCTTGCGCAGGGGGCTCCGGCATGGGTCTGCCTGTCCGGATCGCTTATTCTGGCTATGGCTTATTGCGCTATGCTGGCTATGGCTGTTGAGAAAGTGGCCTATAAACCGCTGAGAAGCTCTTCGAGGCTTTCGGTGCTTCTTTCTGCGCTCGGTATGTCCATTTTTCTGCAGAATGGCCTGATGCTTACTCAGGGCGTATATGACAGACCCTATCCCACTGAATTGACTCAGGGAGGATTTGAGTTTGGGACAGTTATGCTGTCTTATATGCAGCTTTTCATTGTCAGCCTGACCGCTTTTCTGTTGGTGGCGCTTAACTTTCTGGTCTTTAAGACCCGTATCGGTAAGGCTATGCGCTCCACAGCGCAGGATAAGATTATGTCTGCGCTGGTGGGAATCAACTCAAACCGTATCATCAGCTTAACCTTTGCCATCGGTGCCGGACTCGCTGCTGCAGCGGGGATTATGGTCGGTCTTTATTACGGATCGGTTCGTTACGACATGGGTTTCGTCCCGGGTATCAAAGCTTTTGCCGCTGCTGTTCTGGGCGGAATCGGTAACATTACCGGTGCAATGATCGGTGGGTTCATCATTGGTATGGTCGAAATTTTCGCTGCCGGTTATATTTCCGGCGAATACAAAGATGTTTTTGCATTCCTGATCCTCATCGGAGTGCTTTATTTCAGACCTTCAGGAATCATGGGAGAGAACGTTGACGATACCAGAGTTTAA
- a CDS encoding ABC transporter permease subunit, giving the protein MIWLFILLWPLLGVKPEGLEVATTFSVWWKIAAGCSFLLVLRQLNSIGAFNFITKPAGAAVGGVKKATSTLPFAVWAFAILAFAVAYPHLFGRYAQDVAINCMIYICLGLGLNIVVGLAGMLDLGYIAFYGLGAYTYALLSINFKLAFWLCLPISAGVAGLGACIIGYCSMRMRGDYLAIVTLGFAEIVRMVLNNWMSLTNGPNGITGIKAPGAYWPDFANGFTLEHLWLKKLSLIYYVILALVVFTIIAVYRLNHSRIGRAWEAIREDETAAEVMGIPTFYMKLLAYCSGACFGGMAGAFYAARMRFVSPESFTFLESAMVLSMVVLGGMGSIPGVILGALALIALPEIFRDFELYRMLVFGGVMTLMMLFRPQGLLPPKRRMKAEKD; this is encoded by the coding sequence ATGATCTGGTTGTTCATCCTGCTCTGGCCCTTACTCGGAGTAAAGCCTGAAGGATTGGAAGTGGCAACCACCTTTTCGGTCTGGTGGAAGATCGCCGCCGGGTGCTCGTTTCTTCTTGTCTTACGGCAGTTGAACAGTATCGGAGCATTCAATTTTATCACCAAGCCTGCCGGCGCTGCTGTTGGGGGAGTGAAGAAGGCTACCTCGACCCTGCCATTTGCTGTCTGGGCTTTTGCGATACTTGCTTTTGCTGTTGCTTATCCGCATCTGTTCGGGCGCTATGCGCAGGATGTAGCTATTAACTGCATGATTTATATCTGCCTTGGTCTCGGCTTGAATATTGTTGTGGGTTTGGCAGGTATGCTTGATCTTGGCTACATCGCTTTTTACGGCCTTGGTGCTTATACTTATGCCTTGCTCTCAATTAATTTCAAGCTTGCCTTCTGGCTTTGCCTGCCCATCAGTGCGGGTGTGGCCGGTCTGGGAGCATGTATCATCGGTTACTGTTCCATGCGTATGCGTGGAGACTATCTGGCTATTGTTACCCTCGGGTTTGCGGAAATCGTGCGCATGGTACTCAATAACTGGATGAGCCTGACCAACGGTCCCAACGGGATTACCGGGATTAAGGCTCCGGGTGCTTACTGGCCTGATTTTGCCAATGGGTTTACCCTTGAGCATCTCTGGCTCAAAAAACTGTCCCTAATCTACTATGTAATATTAGCATTGGTTGTGTTCACCATCATTGCGGTCTACCGTTTGAACCATTCACGCATTGGTCGTGCATGGGAAGCAATTCGCGAGGATGAGACTGCTGCCGAGGTCATGGGTATTCCCACTTTTTATATGAAGTTGCTGGCGTATTGCTCTGGAGCATGCTTTGGCGGTATGGCCGGTGCATTTTATGCAGCACGTATGCGTTTTGTCAGCCCGGAATCATTTACTTTCCTTGAATCTGCAATGGTTCTTTCCATGGTTGTTCTCGGTGGTATGGGCTCCATTCCCGGTGTTATCCTCGGTGCGTTGGCTTTGATTGCCCTGCCGGAGATATTTAGGGATTTCGAACTTTACCGCATGCTTGTTTTTGGTGGTGTCATGACTTTGATGATGCTTTTCAGGCCGCAGGGATTGCTGCCTCCCAAACGTAGAATGAAGGCGGAAAAGGATTAA
- a CDS encoding ABC transporter ATP-binding protein, whose translation MSEPILELRDVHAGYGSIKALKGISIKAMEGEIVSIIGANGAGKSTTLMTICNIVKATAGEIYYKGQCINKVASDNLPSMGLCQVPEGRRIFPRLTIEENLDMGAFFRNDNEIADDMERVFAMFPILRERRRQAGGTLSGGEQQMLAIGRALMSRPKVLLLDEPSLGLAPLIVKQIFDIINEINKLGTTIILVEQNAKVALSMAHRGYVLETGNVVMEDEASKLLNNPDIQKAYLGE comes from the coding sequence ATGTCAGAACCTATTTTAGAACTTCGTGATGTCCATGCGGGATATGGCAGTATCAAAGCCCTGAAAGGTATCAGTATCAAGGCTATGGAAGGGGAGATTGTTTCGATTATCGGTGCAAACGGTGCCGGTAAATCTACAACTCTGATGACTATCTGCAATATAGTCAAAGCCACTGCCGGAGAGATCTATTACAAGGGACAATGCATTAATAAGGTCGCTTCAGATAATCTGCCATCTATGGGCCTTTGTCAGGTACCGGAAGGTCGGCGTATCTTTCCGCGCCTGACTATTGAGGAAAACCTCGATATGGGGGCTTTCTTCCGCAACGATAATGAAATCGCCGACGATATGGAGCGGGTTTTCGCCATGTTTCCTATCCTGCGTGAAAGACGCAGACAGGCAGGCGGAACACTTTCCGGCGGTGAACAGCAGATGTTAGCTATAGGGCGGGCCCTTATGAGTCGTCCCAAGGTTCTGCTTTTGGATGAGCCTTCGCTTGGTCTTGCACCGCTTATCGTTAAGCAAATTTTTGATATCATCAATGAAATTAATAAACTTGGAACGACGATAATTCTGGTAGAACAAAACGCAAAAGTAGCCCTCAGTATGGCTCATCGCGGATATGTTCTTGAAACCGGAAATGTGGTTATGGAAGATGAAGCTTCGAAGCTTCTGAATAATCCCGATATCCAGAAGGCATATCTCGGCGAATAA
- a CDS encoding substrate-binding periplasmic protein — protein sequence MNRIRVVSVVLLALIMLTYGRAVSAVEVVTVATGEWEPYVSKSNGGSGICTDIVKAAFAAEGIKVEFQFYPWKRALRCLMQAGVDGSFPWVKRDEREKLFLYSDPIYEMKASLFYLKKRFKDHADISSDVIKKYLVGVPLGYELGNDLKQMGYKCEPVPCISNGFEMLLKGRIDFLLESDDVGRYLIKESYSGLISEFGEIAAPLKSESLHLLLCKKRNNSKYLLRMFNKGLKKIKSSGKYAKLIEKY from the coding sequence TTGAATCGAATTCGAGTGGTCAGTGTTGTTTTGCTGGCATTGATAATGCTCACTTATGGACGCGCTGTGTCTGCAGTGGAGGTTGTGACTGTAGCCACTGGAGAGTGGGAGCCATATGTTTCGAAATCAAATGGTGGAAGCGGCATTTGTACCGATATTGTGAAGGCTGCTTTCGCAGCGGAGGGGATTAAAGTTGAATTTCAATTTTATCCTTGGAAAAGGGCGTTGCGGTGCCTGATGCAGGCTGGGGTTGATGGTTCTTTTCCATGGGTTAAACGTGACGAAAGGGAAAAATTATTTTTATACTCCGATCCTATCTATGAAATGAAAGCGTCTTTGTTTTACCTGAAAAAGAGATTTAAAGATCATGCCGATATTTCTAGTGACGTTATAAAAAAATATTTGGTCGGAGTTCCTCTGGGATACGAGCTGGGTAACGATTTAAAGCAAATGGGATATAAGTGTGAACCGGTACCATGTATCAGTAACGGATTTGAAATGCTGCTTAAAGGGCGCATTGATTTTCTGCTGGAAAGTGATGATGTCGGTAGATATTTAATAAAAGAATCGTACTCCGGGCTTATCTCTGAGTTTGGTGAGATTGCAGCTCCATTAAAATCAGAGAGTTTACACCTTTTGCTTTGCAAGAAAAGAAATAATTCAAAATATCTACTGAGAATGTTCAATAAGGGTTTGAAGAAGATAAAATCGAGTGGAAAGTACGCAAAGCTGATTGAGAAATATTAA
- a CDS encoding ferredoxin has protein sequence MAKKVVIDQDECIGCETCVELCPEVFALDSEGEKAEVIKEDAVDLECVLESIDTCPVECISIE, from the coding sequence ATGGCTAAAAAAGTAGTGATTGATCAGGACGAATGTATTGGCTGCGAAACCTGTGTCGAGCTTTGCCCTGAAGTTTTTGCTCTTGATTCAGAAGGAGAAAAGGCAGAAGTGATCAAAGAGGATGCTGTTGATCTTGAATGCGTACTTGAATCAATTGATACGTGTCCGGTTGAATGTATTTCTATTGAATAG
- the fliJ gene encoding flagellar export protein FliJ: protein MPKPFAFKLEKVLEFREQAEEQARLALAEALRLHQEQKKKLWAVEEKIVAHQKKKYDSLSANDMWLWQQYDSALKEDLHAAQLRLKQLALNLQKCRAEAVKKSKDRKLLEKLKENQAKKYHEEESLKEQKEFDEMATIRFKPENF, encoded by the coding sequence ATGCCCAAACCTTTTGCATTCAAACTTGAAAAGGTTCTGGAGTTCAGGGAACAGGCGGAAGAGCAGGCTCGGCTTGCTCTTGCGGAAGCCCTGCGTCTTCATCAGGAGCAAAAGAAAAAGCTTTGGGCAGTAGAAGAAAAGATAGTCGCCCACCAGAAGAAGAAATACGACAGTCTTTCAGCCAATGACATGTGGCTCTGGCAGCAGTATGATTCGGCTCTCAAAGAGGATCTTCATGCTGCCCAGCTTCGCTTGAAACAGTTGGCCCTTAACTTGCAAAAATGTCGTGCAGAAGCTGTTAAAAAGTCAAAAGATCGTAAACTGCTCGAAAAGCTAAAAGAAAATCAGGCGAAGAAATATCATGAAGAAGAAAGTCTCAAAGAACAAAAAGAGTTCGACGAAATGGCAACAATTCGCTTCAAACCTGAAAATTTCTAA
- a CDS encoding MotE family protein gives MKKKVSKNKKSSTKWQQFASNLKISKILVCLILLAFFKLSLIGSLGFDLTDHHEEVKDVVEAVVESSNVVRSVVTPPQAIAAEAKDNSKAAPKEAAKPATMPEADWKALKAKEDELARKERSLRTLEQNLDKKLAELNDLEKRLKKMIADADVLKDKKIKHLVGVYTAMKAKQAAQVIESLDIDLAVKILSGMRGRSAGAILGYVSPKKAAKLSEELTKLQTPLEE, from the coding sequence ATGAAGAAGAAAGTCTCAAAGAACAAAAAGAGTTCGACGAAATGGCAACAATTCGCTTCAAACCTGAAAATTTCTAAGATACTTGTCTGCCTGATTTTACTGGCATTTTTTAAACTTTCCTTGATCGGATCGTTGGGTTTTGACCTTACTGATCATCATGAGGAAGTTAAGGATGTTGTTGAAGCTGTGGTGGAAAGCAGCAATGTCGTACGTAGTGTAGTTACTCCCCCGCAGGCCATAGCCGCCGAAGCTAAAGATAATTCCAAGGCTGCACCGAAAGAAGCAGCCAAGCCAGCCACTATGCCCGAGGCAGACTGGAAAGCTCTCAAGGCCAAGGAAGATGAATTAGCACGTAAAGAACGCTCCCTGCGTACTTTAGAGCAGAATCTGGATAAAAAACTGGCCGAACTGAACGACCTTGAAAAGCGACTCAAGAAGATGATCGCTGATGCTGATGTTCTCAAGGATAAAAAGATCAAGCATCTGGTGGGCGTTTATACTGCTATGAAGGCAAAGCAGGCTGCACAGGTCATCGAATCCCTCGATATTGATCTCGCCGTCAAGATTTTGTCAGGCATGCGTGGCCGAAGTGCCGGGGCGATTCTCGGTTACGTGAGTCCCAAGAAAGCAGCCAAGCTTTCCGAAGAACTGACCAAGCTACAGACACCTTTGGAAGAATAA
- the truA gene encoding tRNA pseudouridine(38-40) synthase TruA, giving the protein MQRIKLIIAYDGTNFCGWQLQPKLRTVQGDLEKAITRITGTTVRVHGSGRTDSGVHALGQVAHFDVDSCFASVKWQRALNSLLPDDVTILDAQLVSPEFHSRYSAIRKTYTYTLWLENSFFLPWRRHYVWKCGPLDFCALDQGMQYFLGEHDFSSFQNTGTEIKSTVRTIHEFKRYPGQTEQEMILEVCGSGFLKQMVRNMVGCLVRIGRGKAEPETVRSLLQMKDRTAAPATAPAQGLCMAGVYYGETGCGGTADTGRNQAQNCGINRED; this is encoded by the coding sequence TTGCAAAGAATCAAACTCATCATAGCTTACGATGGCACCAATTTCTGCGGCTGGCAGTTGCAGCCCAAGCTGCGCACTGTGCAGGGTGATCTGGAAAAGGCTATAACCCGCATTACCGGGACTACGGTAAGGGTGCACGGTTCCGGGCGTACGGACAGCGGCGTACATGCGCTGGGTCAGGTTGCTCATTTTGATGTGGATAGCTGCTTTGCTTCAGTTAAGTGGCAACGGGCACTCAATTCTCTTCTTCCAGACGATGTGACCATTCTGGATGCACAGCTTGTTTCTCCCGAATTTCATTCCCGTTACAGTGCAATCCGTAAAACTTATACCTATACATTGTGGCTGGAAAATTCCTTTTTTCTGCCGTGGCGCAGACATTATGTCTGGAAATGCGGGCCTCTTGATTTTTGCGCCCTTGATCAGGGCATGCAATATTTCTTGGGTGAACATGATTTTTCCTCCTTCCAGAATACAGGAACTGAGATCAAGTCCACCGTGCGCACAATCCATGAATTTAAACGCTATCCCGGACAGACCGAACAGGAGATGATTCTGGAAGTCTGCGGTTCCGGCTTCCTGAAGCAGATGGTTCGCAATATGGTTGGCTGTCTTGTTCGCATTGGGCGGGGTAAAGCCGAACCCGAAACTGTCCGATCATTATTACAGATGAAGGATAGAACTGCGGCTCCGGCTACAGCTCCTGCTCAGGGGTTATGTATGGCCGGTGTCTACTATGGAGAAACGGGTTGTGGCGGAACAGCTGACACTGGACGGAACCAAGCTCAGAATTGCGGAATCAACAGAGAAGACTGA